From the Theobroma cacao cultivar B97-61/B2 chromosome 2, Criollo_cocoa_genome_V2, whole genome shotgun sequence genome, one window contains:
- the LOC18609207 gene encoding myb-related protein 305, translating to MRSAMPPATKGMCTPSEDDSELRRGPWTLEEDTLLTHYIARHGEGRWNMLAKCAGLKRTGKSCRLRWLNYLKPDIKRGNLTPQEQLLILELHSKWGNRWSKIAQHLPGRTDNEIKNYWRTRVQKQARQLNIESNSKKFLEAVRCFWMPRLRQKVEQTSSSSSLKEMSSQSSAPSDQLSDCAIPSLSTFSPLPNKITDRSNHSFENSSSVTSQSLYPTDFINISEQTEIPEHLTSPNVYGHTTVYNNNQIVNASYNIDSSGYDIEGFSLASMSAVGSYEGSPSECQMGEGNWICNEMTDTLWNLDDIWQFRELGELAN from the exons atgagaTCAGCTATGCCTCCTGCTACAAAgggcatgtgcactcctagtGAAGATGACAGTGAGCTGAGAAGAGGGCCATGGACCCTTGAAGAGGAcactctcctaacccattacATTGCTCGTCACGGGGAAGGTCGTTGGAATATGTTGGCAAAATGTGCAG GTCTCAAGAGAACTGGTAAAAGTTGCAGATTGAGGTGGCTGAATTATTTAAAACCTGACATTAAGCGCGGAAACCTGACTCCTCAGGAGCAGCTCTTGATCCTTGAACTTCATTCCAAGTGGGGAAACAG GTGGTCAAAAATTGCACAACATCTTCCTGGAAGAACAGATAATGAAATCAAGAACTACTGGAGAACAAGGGTGCAAAAACAGGCACGCCAACTTAATATTGAGTCTAACAGCAAGAAATTCCTTGAGGCAGTTAGATGTTTTTGGATGCCAAGATTGCGTCAAAAAGTGGAGCAgacatcttcttcttcttctctgaaAGAAATGAGCTCCCAAAGCTCAGCTCCTTCTGATCAGTTATCGGACTGTGCCATCCCTTCATTGTCAACATTTTCCCCACTTCCAAACAAAATCACAGACAGATCAAATCACTCCTTTGAGAATTCAAGTTCAGTCACTAGCCAAAGTCTTTATCCCACAGATTTCATTAACATTTCAGAGCAGACTGAAATTCCTGAACACCTAACAAGTCCAAATGTATATGGCCATACTACTGTCTACAACAATAACCAAATTGTTAACGCAAGTTACAATATTGACAGCAGTGGCTATGACATAGAGGGTTTCAGCCTGGCATCCATGTCAGCTGTGGGCTCCTATGAAGGATCCCCATCGGAATGCCAGATGGGCGAAGGCAATTGGATCTGTAATGAGATGACAGATACTTTATGGAACTTGGATGACATATGGCAGTTTAGGGAGCTGGGAGAGTTGGCCAACTAG